One window of Nocardia sp. NBC_00508 genomic DNA carries:
- the leuA gene encoding 2-isopropylmalate synthase yields the protein MSPADAFVSGAKTTTAPSKPAPADQPAWNKQKNSSLPAFRYRPFAEEVEPITLPDRTWPEKVIDRAPGWCAVDLRDGNQALIDPMSPARKRRMFDLLVRMGFKEIEVGFPSASQTDFDFVREIIEDGAIPDDVAIQVLTQCRPELIERTFEACAGAQNVIVHFYNSTSILQRKVVFRADRAAVKKIATDAAALCRETEQRYPDTTWRYEYSPESYTGTELEYAKEVCDAVSEIIAPTPDKPLIINLPATVEMATPNVYADSIEWMSRNLARRDAIVLSLHPHNDRGTAVAAAELGFQAGADRIEGCLFGNGERTGNVCLVTLGMNLFSRGIDPQINFSDIDEIRRTVEYCNQLPVHERHPYGGDLVYTAFSGSHQDAINKGLDAMKATADAAGADVADIVWEVPYLPIDPKDVGRTYEAVIRVNSQSGKGGVAYIMKTDHGLALPRRLQIEFSQAIQKITDGEGGEVTPKEMWDVFHEEYLSPIRPLERMRQRVTASETDGGVDSIVAVVKVDGVEQEITGKGNGPLAAFVDAIAGVGFDVEVLDYSEHAMSAGDDAQAAAYVECAIGDKVVWGVGIATSITTASLRAVVSAVNRAH from the coding sequence TCGCTGCCTGCGTTCCGCTATCGGCCGTTCGCCGAGGAGGTCGAGCCGATCACCTTGCCCGACCGCACCTGGCCGGAGAAAGTCATCGACCGGGCGCCTGGCTGGTGCGCGGTCGATCTGCGCGACGGTAACCAGGCGCTGATCGACCCGATGAGCCCGGCCCGCAAACGGCGCATGTTCGACCTGCTGGTGCGGATGGGCTTCAAGGAGATCGAGGTCGGCTTCCCTTCGGCGAGCCAGACCGACTTCGACTTCGTCCGCGAGATCATCGAGGACGGCGCGATCCCCGACGACGTGGCCATTCAGGTGCTGACCCAGTGTCGCCCCGAGCTGATCGAACGCACCTTCGAGGCCTGCGCGGGTGCGCAGAACGTGATCGTGCACTTCTACAACTCCACCTCGATCCTGCAACGGAAAGTGGTGTTCCGCGCCGATCGCGCCGCGGTCAAGAAGATCGCTACCGACGCCGCCGCGCTGTGCCGGGAGACCGAGCAGCGCTACCCGGACACCACCTGGCGCTACGAGTACAGCCCGGAGTCCTACACCGGCACCGAGCTGGAGTACGCCAAGGAGGTCTGCGACGCGGTCTCGGAGATCATCGCGCCGACGCCGGACAAGCCGCTGATCATCAACCTGCCCGCCACCGTGGAGATGGCGACCCCGAACGTCTACGCCGACTCGATCGAGTGGATGAGCCGCAACCTCGCCCGTCGCGACGCGATCGTGCTGTCGCTGCACCCGCACAACGATCGCGGCACCGCCGTGGCCGCCGCCGAGCTGGGCTTCCAGGCCGGCGCCGACCGGATCGAGGGTTGTCTGTTCGGCAACGGCGAGCGCACCGGCAATGTCTGCCTGGTCACGCTGGGGATGAACCTGTTCTCCCGCGGCATCGACCCGCAGATCAACTTCTCCGACATCGATGAGATCCGCCGCACTGTCGAGTACTGCAACCAGCTGCCCGTACACGAGCGCCACCCGTACGGCGGCGACCTGGTCTACACCGCGTTCTCCGGCAGCCACCAGGACGCGATCAACAAGGGCCTGGACGCGATGAAGGCCACGGCCGACGCCGCCGGAGCGGATGTCGCCGACATCGTCTGGGAGGTGCCCTACCTGCCGATCGACCCGAAGGACGTCGGCCGCACCTACGAGGCGGTCATCCGGGTCAACTCGCAGTCCGGCAAGGGCGGCGTCGCCTACATCATGAAGACCGATCACGGGCTGGCGCTGCCGCGGCGCCTGCAGATCGAGTTCTCCCAGGCGATCCAGAAGATCACCGACGGCGAGGGTGGCGAGGTGACGCCCAAGGAGATGTGGGACGTCTTCCACGAGGAGTACCTGAGCCCGATCCGTCCGTTGGAGCGGATGCGCCAGCGGGTCACCGCGTCGGAGACCGACGGCGGGGTCGACTCGATCGTGGCGGTGGTGAAGGTAGACGGCGTCGAGCAGGAGATCACCGGCAAGGGCAACGGACCGCTCGCCGCGTTCGTCGACGCGATCGCAGGCGTCGGCTTCGACGTCGAGGTCTTGGACTACTCCGAGCACGCGATGTCCGCGGGCGACGACGCGCAGGCCGCTGCGTACGTGGAGTGCGCGATCGGCGACAAAGTCGTGTGGGGCGTCGGCATCGCCACCTCGATCACCACCGCGTCGCTGCGCGCGGTGGTGTCCGCGGTCAACCGAGCGCACTGA